Proteins from a single region of Bdellovibrio bacteriovorus HD100:
- a CDS encoding RCC1 domain-containing protein — translation MGCTLSASLTSEGVFSSPQDIQIVEQAGTQSFSKLDSFKKFKLISQKPIEASTLDASDLIQSGTAKGLVIVVEPSDSPLEYDVFVSVSSQEGTVVLELQEGAVDFQDGTQNTATQSEVSVSTFASKQSRLALGEEYLCYVDKDKKIRCQGSYYGGQTGIGDSSYGEMYTGQLVNTSLITGSGNFVKASGASYSSCALSQEGLLYCWGDNYADELGVGTGTIEVLQPTPALMTNVTGEAKFVDFAMGYESVCAISAAGDLYCSGAVSPAFLGLLTKVDLAGLGASLGKVVQVAVGEGFVCGLSEYGKVFCWGKNDLGQLGNGTLVDSALPVSPDYSGLSGVPKFIHLASGGSHVCAVAVEGQMYCWGANAHGQLGDGTKTDRSTPVLVANGALPVNEKFQAVTASHEGSCGTSAQGQIYCFGQNWHFLSGNGSSAEILTPTLVDNSNLPGGVNFREVFMHEGRTCASSSENKLYCWGSPYNEASFRDHEAFAPVEISTEVLPSGQYWADVSSAELELGLVLRSSDGTAYVWGRGRPGTTDTDFVPKPLDTSTMSGSTKFKKLAMGNWAICGISNDDILHCMGNGTSVGQGGTATSQATLDPVDTTGMTGATTFADVDMGKYTACGVATDGVGYCWGGAGFSPSLYNSILGNGSSTIRYRPHPVNVTAIPGSKLFTKIVAGEYHACGLMTDQKVYCWGNSVYSRSGHSSAFSVYTPQALDTSGMTGSTLFADIHGDDESFCGISTDGITYCWGDSSGGQLGNNSLVTSNTPVPVSVAGLASAPAPLMVKSFARFSCGILDSAINIYCWGESVPAGLSPATSAVPVLINKGSMAGTPVSITGGKNLYVKTSANKIYCIGRDCNQGVERIIPTRQYFENY, via the coding sequence ATGGGTTGCACCCTCTCGGCGTCGTTGACCTCTGAAGGTGTATTTTCATCGCCCCAGGATATTCAAATCGTTGAACAGGCCGGCACCCAGTCCTTTTCCAAACTGGACAGTTTTAAGAAATTCAAACTGATTTCTCAGAAACCGATTGAGGCCTCGACCCTGGATGCCTCGGACCTCATTCAAAGTGGTACGGCCAAGGGGCTGGTGATTGTGGTGGAGCCTTCAGATTCTCCACTGGAGTATGATGTGTTTGTTTCAGTGTCTTCTCAGGAGGGCACTGTGGTTTTGGAGTTGCAGGAAGGGGCTGTTGATTTTCAGGATGGCACCCAAAACACCGCCACTCAGTCCGAAGTGTCGGTGAGCACCTTTGCTTCCAAACAGTCCCGCCTGGCTTTGGGTGAAGAGTACCTTTGTTATGTTGATAAAGATAAAAAGATCCGCTGCCAGGGAAGTTACTACGGTGGACAAACCGGCATCGGTGACAGCAGCTATGGTGAGATGTACACGGGCCAGTTGGTGAACACCTCTTTGATCACGGGCTCTGGGAATTTCGTCAAAGCTTCCGGGGCCAGTTATTCCAGTTGTGCGCTTTCGCAAGAAGGCCTGCTTTATTGCTGGGGGGATAATTACGCGGATGAGCTGGGGGTTGGTACCGGAACGATAGAGGTGCTGCAGCCGACACCTGCTTTGATGACGAATGTAACCGGAGAGGCGAAGTTTGTAGATTTTGCGATGGGATATGAATCCGTGTGTGCGATTTCTGCGGCGGGGGATTTGTATTGTTCAGGGGCTGTTTCCCCGGCCTTCCTGGGTCTTTTGACCAAAGTGGATCTGGCGGGGTTGGGAGCTTCCCTGGGCAAAGTGGTTCAGGTGGCCGTGGGTGAAGGTTTTGTCTGCGGTCTTTCAGAGTACGGCAAAGTCTTTTGCTGGGGAAAAAATGATTTGGGGCAATTGGGGAATGGGACCTTGGTGGACAGCGCACTTCCAGTGTCACCAGACTACTCGGGGCTTTCCGGTGTTCCTAAGTTTATCCATCTGGCTTCTGGCGGCAGTCATGTCTGTGCGGTGGCTGTCGAGGGGCAGATGTATTGCTGGGGAGCAAATGCTCATGGGCAGCTTGGAGATGGAACCAAGACCGATCGCTCCACCCCAGTCTTGGTGGCCAATGGCGCCTTGCCTGTAAATGAAAAGTTTCAGGCTGTGACAGCCAGTCATGAGGGGTCTTGTGGCACCTCTGCGCAAGGGCAGATTTACTGCTTCGGTCAGAATTGGCACTTCCTTTCCGGGAATGGCAGCTCTGCTGAAATCTTAACCCCCACGCTGGTAGACAATTCGAACCTTCCTGGAGGAGTGAACTTCCGGGAGGTCTTTATGCATGAAGGGCGCACCTGCGCTAGCTCCAGTGAAAATAAGCTTTACTGCTGGGGAAGTCCCTACAATGAGGCGTCGTTCCGGGATCACGAGGCCTTTGCTCCGGTTGAGATAAGTACGGAGGTGTTGCCGTCGGGTCAGTATTGGGCCGATGTCAGTTCCGCCGAACTGGAGTTGGGTTTGGTCCTGCGTTCTTCAGATGGGACCGCTTATGTGTGGGGACGCGGCCGTCCTGGCACTACAGATACGGACTTCGTTCCAAAACCGTTGGACACGTCCACGATGAGCGGCAGCACTAAATTTAAGAAACTGGCCATGGGTAATTGGGCAATCTGCGGTATTTCAAATGACGACATTCTTCATTGCATGGGCAATGGAACGAGTGTGGGGCAGGGCGGGACGGCGACCAGTCAGGCGACCCTGGATCCGGTGGACACGACTGGGATGACTGGGGCGACCACTTTTGCTGATGTTGATATGGGCAAGTACACCGCCTGTGGCGTGGCGACAGATGGTGTGGGCTATTGTTGGGGAGGCGCCGGTTTTTCTCCGTCCTTGTACAACTCGATCCTGGGGAATGGTTCTTCGACCATTAGATACCGACCTCATCCTGTCAATGTGACGGCGATTCCAGGCTCCAAACTTTTCACAAAGATTGTTGCCGGAGAATATCATGCCTGTGGTTTGATGACAGACCAAAAGGTGTATTGCTGGGGGAACTCGGTTTATAGCCGGTCCGGGCACAGCAGTGCGTTTTCCGTCTATACACCTCAGGCCTTGGATACGTCAGGAATGACGGGGTCGACTTTGTTTGCAGATATCCACGGGGACGATGAATCTTTTTGTGGTATTTCCACAGACGGAATCACTTATTGCTGGGGTGATTCCAGCGGTGGGCAGTTGGGAAATAACAGTCTGGTCACTTCAAACACACCGGTACCCGTTTCTGTCGCGGGGCTGGCTTCAGCACCGGCTCCTCTGATGGTGAAATCCTTCGCTCGTTTTAGTTGTGGAATTTTGGACTCGGCGATCAATATTTACTGCTGGGGCGAAAGTGTGCCGGCGGGTTTGTCGCCCGCGACCAGCGCTGTGCCCGTACTGATCAACAAGGGTTCGATGGCAGGCACTCCCGTCAGTATCACCGGAGGCAAAAATCTTTACGTGAAAACTTCAGCCAATAAAATTTACTGCATTGGCCGAGATTGCAATCAAGGCGTGGAAAGAATCATTCCCACCCGCCAGTATTTCGAAAACTACTAA
- a CDS encoding SOS response-associated peptidase encodes MCARYGSADEFNLLIRTYHLKLPEVMVLPQEIIYPHTPAPVIVKGREGMGVRMMNYSLIPSWSDVRKPKFATYNARIEEVLNKPSWREPFKSRHCLVPVKFFIESVYEGPYAGHNIAIAAKDQHLLSAAGIWDSWTDRRTGEVVESVAILTGPPPEDVLAAGHDRCPIFLADAHWEEWLSAHKTAQQSVDFLKNTREVIEFSFTEREVLKNHSRQMSLFEDGE; translated from the coding sequence ATGTGCGCCAGGTATGGATCTGCGGATGAATTCAATTTGTTGATACGGACTTATCATCTGAAGTTGCCAGAGGTGATGGTTCTGCCTCAGGAAATCATTTATCCCCACACTCCGGCCCCGGTCATAGTGAAAGGCCGGGAGGGGATGGGGGTAAGGATGATGAATTACTCCCTGATACCCTCGTGGTCTGACGTGCGAAAACCCAAATTTGCCACTTATAATGCCCGCATTGAAGAAGTCCTGAACAAGCCCTCCTGGCGTGAGCCATTCAAAAGCCGCCACTGCCTGGTGCCGGTGAAATTCTTTATTGAGTCTGTCTATGAAGGTCCCTACGCCGGTCATAATATTGCCATTGCCGCCAAAGATCAGCATCTGCTCAGTGCGGCTGGTATCTGGGATTCTTGGACGGATCGAAGAACCGGAGAAGTGGTCGAGTCTGTGGCCATACTGACGGGCCCTCCTCCAGAGGATGTGTTGGCTGCCGGCCATGACCGCTGTCCCATTTTTCTGGCTGACGCTCATTGGGAGGAGTGGCTTTCCGCGCACAAGACCGCTCAGCAATCCGTGGACTTTTTAAAGAACACCCGCGAAGTGATAGAGTTTTCTTTCACAGAGCGGGAGGTCCTGAAGAATCACTCCCGTCAGATGTCTCTGTTTGAGGATGGCGAGTAA
- the glpX gene encoding class II fructose-bisphosphatase: protein MDRNLALEFVRVTEAAALASARWVGRGEEKPADAAAVDAMRKAFDIINMDGTVVIGEGERDEAPMLYIGEKVGTNSGDAPALDIALDPLEGTTICATGGVGSISVIAVAEKGKFLHAPDTYMDKIACGPAAKGVIDIDKSATENIHAVAKALDKAVNDLTVVILNRPRHEALIAEVRRTGARIHLIGDGDVSAAVGAAWPDSGIDLLMGVGGAPEGVISAAAMQCLGGDFQGRLKFRNEEERARATRMGLKDLDKKFTVDELASGSVMFVATGVTDGPFLKGVRFLPDGKAKSHSVVMRSQTGTIRTIEAFHDLSRKPSK from the coding sequence ATGGATCGAAACCTGGCTTTAGAATTCGTACGTGTGACCGAAGCAGCTGCTCTGGCTTCCGCCCGCTGGGTGGGACGCGGCGAGGAAAAACCTGCGGACGCAGCAGCCGTGGACGCCATGAGAAAAGCTTTCGACATCATCAACATGGATGGCACCGTGGTGATCGGTGAAGGAGAGCGCGACGAAGCTCCCATGCTTTATATCGGCGAAAAAGTCGGCACCAATTCAGGGGACGCTCCGGCGTTGGACATTGCTTTGGATCCATTGGAAGGAACCACGATCTGTGCCACCGGTGGTGTGGGTTCTATTTCTGTGATCGCGGTCGCTGAAAAAGGAAAATTCCTGCACGCTCCGGACACCTACATGGATAAAATCGCCTGTGGTCCCGCCGCCAAGGGCGTGATCGACATTGATAAATCTGCGACTGAAAACATCCATGCTGTTGCCAAGGCTTTGGATAAAGCGGTGAATGACCTGACTGTTGTAATTCTGAACCGCCCTCGTCACGAGGCTTTGATTGCTGAAGTGCGCAGAACTGGAGCCCGTATTCATTTGATCGGGGACGGAGATGTTTCCGCGGCAGTGGGTGCGGCGTGGCCTGATTCCGGCATCGATCTTTTGATGGGTGTTGGTGGTGCGCCGGAAGGTGTGATCTCTGCGGCTGCCATGCAGTGCCTTGGGGGGGACTTCCAGGGCCGCCTGAAGTTCCGCAATGAAGAAGAACGTGCTCGTGCGACTCGCATGGGGTTGAAAGATCTGGACAAAAAATTCACCGTGGACGAACTGGCTTCCGGTTCTGTGATGTTTGTGGCGACTGGTGTGACAGACGGGCCTTTCCTGAAAGGTGTTCGCTTCCTTCCGGATGGTAAAGCCAAAAGCCATTCTGTGGTGATGCGTTCGCAGACCGGCACCATCCGCACCATTGAAGCCTTCCACGATCTGTCCCGCAAGCCGAGCAAATAG
- a CDS encoding DUF4423 domain-containing protein, with protein sequence MSNPFGNFLKSKLDEIQKRNPRFSFRSLAKKVAISPGCLNELMHGKRPLSEFYASKIVLGLELGVEERNQVYAMIATRSRKFGVQKRLTEQQLELISSWEHFAILNLMRIRQFQSNEKWISQRLAIPLEKVQHSLDLLMNLGFIKMQGTTFVRTVASLGTTSDIPSHALVQAHVSDMQKAIEVLKVTTPDRRDYSAITMAFNPDKMTEVKALIKKFRQRLSLLAEEGEPSEVYNLNIQFFPLTVPVR encoded by the coding sequence ATGTCGAATCCGTTCGGTAATTTTTTGAAAAGCAAGCTCGATGAAATTCAAAAACGAAATCCACGTTTTTCTTTCCGTTCCCTGGCAAAAAAAGTGGCGATATCTCCAGGATGTCTGAACGAACTTATGCATGGCAAAAGACCTTTGAGTGAGTTTTATGCCAGTAAAATTGTTCTGGGCCTGGAGCTGGGAGTGGAAGAGCGAAATCAGGTTTATGCAATGATAGCCACCCGTTCCCGTAAATTTGGAGTGCAGAAGCGCCTGACAGAGCAGCAGTTGGAGTTGATCTCCAGCTGGGAGCACTTTGCGATTTTAAACCTGATGCGTATTCGCCAGTTTCAATCCAATGAAAAATGGATCAGTCAACGGCTGGCCATCCCTCTGGAGAAAGTGCAGCACAGTCTGGATCTGTTGATGAATCTGGGATTTATCAAAATGCAAGGGACCACATTCGTGCGCACCGTGGCCAGTCTGGGGACGACGTCAGACATTCCCAGCCATGCGCTGGTGCAGGCGCACGTTTCAGATATGCAAAAAGCCATTGAGGTGCTCAAAGTCACCACGCCGGATCGCCGGGACTATTCTGCGATCACCATGGCTTTTAATCCTGACAAGATGACCGAAGTCAAAGCTCTGATTAAAAAATTTCGTCAGCGTCTTTCCCTGCTGGCGGAAGAAGGCGAGCCTTCGGAAGTCTATAATCTGAACATTCAGTTCTTTCCGTTGACCGTTCCTGTTCGCTAA
- the pgsA gene encoding CDP-diacylglycerol--glycerol-3-phosphate 3-phosphatidyltransferase, translating into MAVTEFQKNLPTRITLSRVFFVPVIVALMWPNTLGWNVAAACFFILASITDYYDGYYARKYNAVSNFGKFMDPIADKILVTSVLAMLLAQGKIDAWMVIIILARDNFIGGIRSVAAADQIIIAAKPAGKWKTAMQMVAIPIVIIGNLEPHIPYLDKIGYGVLWVSVILSITSGVEYYLGYLKSRKD; encoded by the coding sequence GTGGCAGTAACAGAATTTCAGAAGAATCTTCCAACAAGAATCACCCTGAGCCGGGTGTTCTTTGTGCCTGTTATTGTGGCACTGATGTGGCCCAACACTCTTGGATGGAATGTCGCTGCTGCCTGCTTTTTCATTCTGGCCTCCATCACCGATTACTATGATGGTTACTATGCCCGCAAATACAACGCCGTCAGTAATTTCGGCAAATTCATGGACCCAATTGCCGACAAAATCCTGGTCACCAGCGTTCTGGCCATGTTACTGGCTCAGGGCAAAATTGACGCCTGGATGGTGATCATCATCCTGGCCCGGGACAACTTTATCGGGGGCATCCGCTCCGTTGCTGCGGCAGATCAAATCATTATTGCGGCCAAACCCGCGGGCAAATGGAAGACCGCCATGCAGATGGTGGCCATCCCTATTGTAATTATTGGAAACCTAGAGCCCCATATCCCGTATTTGGACAAAATCGGGTACGGAGTCTTGTGGGTGAGCGTCATTTTGAGTATAACAAGCGGAGTTGAGTACTATTTAGGCTATCTAAAAAGTCGTAAAGACTAA
- a CDS encoding acyl-CoA thioesterase yields the protein MFIHRHKVQFYETDLMGIVHHSNYLRFYEEARVAWAHAHGLLDYQKPGSASHFAVYETQVKHMKPTFFGDDLEIEVQARCEGNRLVFQYRLHGRGNEVCSVAKTVHVPLGLDLKLLRFPADMKAIVNKELEKEAWIETWL from the coding sequence ATGTTTATTCATCGCCACAAAGTGCAGTTTTACGAAACCGATCTTATGGGTATTGTTCATCACAGCAATTACCTCAGATTTTATGAGGAAGCCCGCGTTGCCTGGGCCCATGCTCACGGTTTGTTGGATTACCAAAAGCCGGGTTCGGCGAGTCATTTTGCGGTCTATGAAACTCAGGTAAAACATATGAAACCCACTTTCTTTGGGGACGACCTGGAGATTGAAGTGCAGGCGCGCTGCGAAGGCAACCGACTGGTATTCCAGTACCGTCTGCATGGACGCGGTAATGAAGTGTGTTCTGTTGCAAAGACGGTTCACGTCCCCCTGGGGTTGGATTTAAAACTACTAAGATTCCCGGCAGATATGAAAGCCATTGTGAATAAAGAATTGGAGAAAGAAGCATGGATCGAAACCTGGCTTTAG
- a CDS encoding TolC family protein produces the protein MRHRYFFKALVIFLLGVPVRTQAAGLYLQDAVNEALLNSPKVQKSESQFRESSWKKTESYSGFLPTLSAQASYLFDKKYALIDVNMNGVPLEIPQVVPTTNLYLTAQWSVFDGFASTNRYLSAEAFQESAKNEFDWVRFQIQREVTMLFYKALAAKELQTVAEQNVRALEDHLKDVRLFKKVGSSTDYDVLRVEVQMSEAQSELLHATDNVELSRGRLSEALGREQDVAWVEGTLPRLSPELVAKLDKATLEDRKDLQALRQRAEGFKYQEDSAEKFWVPRIALMGQYQYYNNRDERFDDYDQFRDAYQVGVTLNWNLFDGMTSISRSKQSIEQKYQAEKTLRQAQLKSQRDFAMWKKRFLYFCKVYEARLNDVSKSEESVRLAREGRKAGARTNTDVLDAEAELYRARAGAVNAQVGAIEAIVSLELSTGQQLVNF, from the coding sequence ATGCGCCATAGGTACTTTTTTAAAGCCCTTGTTATATTTTTGTTGGGAGTCCCGGTCCGGACTCAGGCTGCGGGACTCTATCTGCAGGATGCTGTGAATGAAGCCCTTTTAAATTCACCCAAAGTGCAAAAATCCGAATCTCAGTTCCGCGAATCCAGCTGGAAAAAGACCGAGTCCTATTCTGGCTTTTTGCCGACACTCTCGGCTCAGGCCAGTTACCTCTTTGACAAGAAATATGCGCTGATCGATGTGAATATGAACGGGGTCCCTTTGGAAATCCCCCAGGTGGTCCCGACCACGAATCTCTATTTGACTGCGCAGTGGTCCGTCTTTGATGGGTTTGCCAGCACCAACCGCTATCTCAGTGCCGAGGCGTTTCAGGAGTCGGCAAAAAATGAATTTGACTGGGTCCGCTTTCAGATCCAGCGCGAAGTGACGATGCTTTTCTATAAGGCTCTGGCTGCCAAAGAACTGCAAACCGTGGCCGAGCAGAACGTGCGGGCTTTGGAGGATCATTTGAAAGATGTGCGCCTGTTTAAGAAAGTGGGCTCATCCACCGACTATGATGTTTTGCGCGTTGAAGTTCAGATGAGTGAGGCGCAGTCCGAACTTTTGCATGCCACAGACAATGTTGAACTTTCCCGGGGACGCCTGAGTGAAGCTTTGGGCCGGGAGCAGGATGTCGCATGGGTGGAGGGCACTTTGCCGCGCTTAAGTCCGGAGTTGGTGGCGAAGCTGGATAAGGCCACGCTTGAAGACCGCAAAGACTTGCAGGCTTTGCGCCAGCGCGCCGAGGGCTTTAAGTACCAGGAAGATTCAGCGGAAAAGTTCTGGGTTCCGCGCATTGCTCTGATGGGGCAATACCAGTACTACAACAACCGCGATGAACGTTTTGATGACTATGACCAGTTTCGGGATGCCTATCAGGTTGGTGTGACTTTGAACTGGAATCTGTTTGATGGAATGACCTCGATTTCACGTTCAAAGCAGAGTATCGAGCAGAAGTATCAGGCTGAAAAGACCCTTCGTCAGGCGCAGTTAAAAAGCCAGCGGGATTTTGCTATGTGGAAGAAGCGGTTTCTGTATTTCTGTAAAGTGTATGAAGCCCGGCTGAATGACGTTTCCAAATCAGAGGAAAGTGTCCGTCTGGCGCGGGAAGGGCGCAAGGCGGGGGCCCGAACCAACACGGATGTGCTGGATGCAGAGGCGGAACTTTATCGGGCCCGGGCGGGGGCGGTGAATGCCCAGGTGGGCGCCATTGAGGCGATCGTCAGCCTGGAGCTTAGTACCGGTCAGCAACTGGTGAATTTTTAG
- a CDS encoding type II toxin-antitoxin system RatA family toxin produces the protein MAKASTTEVFNCSVEQFFNIISDYGKYHEFLPEVKKCTVLKTEGNRKLVEYNVSVVKSFKYSLWMTESAPKSISWEFASGDVFKTSVGSWKLEDEAGKTRATYTVEATFSMFVPGPIANALVSVNLPNMISSYHKRVKQLYGN, from the coding sequence ATGGCAAAAGCATCCACAACCGAAGTTTTCAACTGCAGCGTCGAGCAATTCTTCAATATCATCTCTGATTACGGCAAGTATCATGAGTTTCTGCCGGAAGTGAAAAAGTGCACGGTTCTTAAAACCGAAGGCAATCGCAAATTGGTGGAATACAATGTTTCCGTCGTAAAAAGTTTCAAATATTCTTTGTGGATGACGGAGTCCGCGCCCAAAAGCATTTCCTGGGAATTTGCATCTGGCGATGTGTTCAAAACATCTGTAGGCTCATGGAAGCTGGAAGACGAAGCTGGTAAAACCCGTGCAACATACACAGTGGAAGCCACCTTCAGCATGTTTGTTCCGGGTCCGATTGCCAATGCCCTGGTCAGTGTGAATCTTCCGAATATGATCAGCAGCTATCACAAGCGAGTGAAACAACTTTATGGCAACTGA
- a CDS encoding FKBP-type peptidyl-prolyl cis-trans isomerase, translating into MTSELPEVKITDTVIGTGQTASKGALVFCHYEGFLEDGTKFDSSYDHGRPFEFVVGSKKVIAGWSLGFLGMKEGGKRTIYVPAHLAYGERQIGKFIKPHSNLIFHVELIEARPRE; encoded by the coding sequence ATGACATCGGAACTGCCTGAAGTAAAAATCACTGACACCGTTATTGGAACCGGCCAGACCGCCAGCAAAGGCGCCCTGGTGTTTTGCCACTATGAAGGATTTCTGGAGGACGGAACCAAGTTTGACTCCAGCTATGATCATGGACGTCCTTTTGAATTTGTCGTGGGTTCCAAGAAAGTCATCGCCGGCTGGAGCCTCGGATTTCTGGGTATGAAAGAAGGTGGTAAACGCACCATCTATGTGCCAGCCCACCTGGCCTATGGCGAACGTCAGATCGGAAAATTCATCAAGCCCCATTCCAATCTTATTTTTCATGTCGAGCTGATCGAGGCCCGTCCGCGCGAATAA
- a CDS encoding APC family permease, which translates to MKRTLGLVMLVFYATGMILGAGVYSVIGKAAGVAQEGLWLSFILAALAAVLTALSYAELATLFPKAGAEYVYMKEIFPQRKILSFLCGCLMIFAAIITASTVSLSFAAYTQDFFKAPEMLVAIVLLGFFTLVNIWGVRESGWVNIVFTLVELSGLVIFIFVGLRQPDFGKVLSVPVSWGVVTGASLIFFAYLGFESMVNLAEEAKKPDKNIPRAILLSLSLTTVVYVAVSLAALAMMSPGDLQKSDAVLSAALQKHSPEAARALAGIALFATANTVMIALLGASRISLGMARGRDLPKVFSKILPQRQSPWLSSLLVFLLALLFLPLKKIEVLASVSSFVTIVVFIIINGAVVYLRRKEPQRKRPFRVPGAVAGWPVLPILAAGMALFFLFNFEEQVYYVGVGIVIFVLVVYQALHFRRA; encoded by the coding sequence GTGAAAAGAACTCTGGGACTTGTGATGTTGGTTTTTTATGCCACGGGCATGATCCTTGGGGCGGGGGTGTATTCGGTGATCGGTAAGGCTGCCGGGGTAGCTCAAGAGGGATTGTGGCTGAGTTTTATTTTGGCGGCGCTGGCGGCTGTGTTGACGGCTCTGTCCTATGCTGAACTTGCGACACTTTTTCCCAAGGCGGGGGCGGAATATGTTTATATGAAAGAGATCTTTCCGCAAAGAAAGATCCTTTCTTTTCTTTGTGGTTGTCTGATGATCTTTGCCGCTATCATCACGGCTTCGACGGTGTCGCTGTCATTTGCCGCTTATACTCAGGACTTTTTCAAGGCCCCGGAAATGCTGGTCGCCATAGTCTTGCTGGGTTTTTTCACTCTGGTGAACATCTGGGGGGTGCGCGAATCCGGATGGGTGAACATTGTGTTCACCCTGGTTGAGCTATCGGGGCTGGTGATATTTATTTTTGTCGGTTTACGGCAGCCCGATTTCGGCAAAGTCCTGTCAGTTCCAGTTTCCTGGGGCGTGGTGACCGGAGCGTCTTTGATTTTTTTTGCTTACCTGGGGTTCGAGAGCATGGTGAATCTGGCTGAAGAGGCAAAAAAGCCTGATAAGAACATTCCCCGCGCGATTTTGCTCAGTCTTTCGCTGACCACGGTCGTCTATGTGGCGGTCAGTCTGGCGGCGCTGGCGATGATGAGCCCCGGGGATTTGCAAAAGTCGGATGCTGTCTTAAGTGCAGCCCTGCAAAAACATTCTCCAGAGGCGGCAAGGGCCTTGGCGGGGATTGCGTTGTTTGCCACAGCCAACACGGTGATGATCGCCTTGCTGGGGGCCAGTCGAATCAGTCTGGGGATGGCGCGGGGAAGGGATTTGCCGAAGGTTTTTTCCAAAATATTACCCCAACGGCAAAGTCCGTGGCTTTCTTCGTTGTTGGTTTTTTTGCTGGCATTGTTGTTCTTGCCATTAAAGAAAATCGAAGTGCTTGCCAGTGTTTCTTCGTTTGTGACGATCGTGGTTTTTATCATCATCAACGGAGCGGTGGTGTATCTGCGCCGGAAAGAGCCTCAGCGAAAGCGCCCTTTTCGGGTGCCAGGGGCCGTGGCTGGATGGCCGGTGCTTCCCATACTGGCGGCAGGTATGGCGTTATTCTTTTTGTTTAACTTTGAAGAGCAGGTGTACTACGTCGGGGTGGGGATTGTGATCTTTGTGCTTGTGGTTTATCAGGCGCTGCATTTTCGCCGCGCCTGA